ATAAAAATACTGATTTTCTTTGTAGCCCGCTGCCTTCTTCTTTTTTGCTCACTTAGACATCTCTGCTTCACACTGCAAGGTAGAAGCGCTGTATGATTACACAGGAACGTCAGCCAAACCGTGGGACAGACACTACATGGCGCATATTAGGAGAAAATGATAAGTCACAATTGTGACAGTAATACAGGAGAACATGGGCACGTATGAAAATACCCAGTCATTTAGTAATACAATAAAATGTCTAAtatgatagttagatagatagtagatagagatATATGAAAgagtatctatctatctttctttctttctatagatagataagatagatgatagataatagatagatagatagatgatagatagatagatagatagatagatagatagataatagatagatagatagatagataatagatagatacagatgatagatagatagatagatagatagatagatagatagatagatagataatagatagatagatagatagatagatagatagatagatagatagatagatacagatgatagatagatagatagatagatagatagatagatagatagatagataatagataggtgatagatagatagatagatagatagatgatagataggtgatagatagatagatagatagatagatagatagatgatagatagatagataatagatagatagatagataggtgatagatagatagatagatagatagatagatagatacagatgatagatagatagatagatagatagataatagatagatagatagatagatagatagatacagatgatagatagatagatagatagatagatagatagatagatagatagatagatagatagataatagataggtgataaatagatagatagatgatagataggtgatagatagatagatagatagatgatagatagatagattatagatagatagatagatacagatgatagatagatagatagatagatagatagatagatagatacagatgatagatagatagataatagataggtgatagatagatagatgatagatagataatagataggtgatagatagatagatagatagatagatagatagatagatagatagataatagatagatagatagatagatagaaaatagatagatgatagataggtgatagataatagatagataatagatagatagatagatagatagatagatagatgatagatagatagataaatagatagatagatgatagataggtgatagatagatagatagatagatagatagataatagataggtgatagatagataacagatagatagatagatgaaagatagataatagatagatagataatagatagatcgatagatagatcgatagatagctggatagacagataatagataaatatatagataatagatagatagagagatagatacataaatacatagatagataatattgATAGATAGGGACTTAAAATTAATAGTTGTATAAAGTAATTGACTTAATAATACTGTCATCTATCCTCTGTTCTTTTAAAgggctttacataggactgcagcaaaGCTCTGACATTACCTTAACTCACTTCATAAAGGAAGCAGTTCAAtgacacatccagctctgctactcTGCTGAGAAGGTGGATGGAGGGTTTACACTTTTATGAGTGTAGCAGTTTGAAAAGAAATAACATAGGAAACACTATAACAATGTTCATCCCCTAATCCAGAACTATAACATAAATATACTAAACTAAGACCACAACTGATAGAAAATGTAATATATCAACATTGAACATAATACTATACTTTCTAAATAATATAATACATCATAATAAATACATATAATGTTTTCTCACTTGCTTTTGATAGAAGGAATGGATTTCCACTTATCTTAGTTATGACTGTGTCACATTTATTCTTAATACTGATCCCCACTTATATCTGGCTAACTACAATGCTCAGAGTCATTCACACACACAGAGGTAGCAGAGCTGACATTGTGTTATACATTGGACTGAAAGTAAACTCACAGCTGAGAGCAAAACTAAGGCTGGCAACCCCAGAGAGTTCTTGGAAAGTAATTCAGCCCTGCTACCTCCATCTGTGGAGACTGTACAGAAAACTATACGCAGCCCATCACACCCAGCAGCGTACGCAGAACGTTCTACTATAGCGATGTGTGTGGACTGTGCGGTGAGTCTCCTGTCTGTACAGAGAACAATCCAGCATTACAGATGTCTGTCCTCATTAGTGATCAGTTACACAGTTTCTGATTTAATTCAGATTTAAGACAATCTGGTGCCATACTGTACATCAAAATGGATgctaattttataaaaaaaaacattgtaaaaCATGGGAGCCTATGGGTAGAAGATGGCACAGGACAGAGGCACCCTTCTATTTAAAATGGTATGTTTAATGTATATATTTTGTTTTACATGGGAATCTTCGGGTGGCAGGAGGCTCATGTCAAAAGCATCAATCACAATCATTTATTAAAAATGGATAAATTTTGTgtgagtatatatatttatatatatatatacagtatatatatatatatatatatatatatatacagtatatatatatatatatatatatatatatatatatatatatacatatataaaatccTTTTTGTTATAAATGGCACCTGGCAGGGGGTATTTCTAATAAgaaagtatatacaatatatatatatatatatattttttttttttttcaaagaaccgTTTGGGTGACATATGGCACCTGGTAGAGGCATCAATCACAGACATTAAATAAAAAGGTAGATATAtttcatgtatatagtttttgtgaGTGACAGATGACACTGGCAGGGGCATCACACACAGCCGTTTATTAAAAAAATCACATGTATAATGTGCATATCTTTTTTTAACCTTAGGGTAACACATGACACCAGGTAGGGGTATTCTTGTCATAAAAaagagtataatatatatatatatatatatatatatatatatatatatatatatatactgtacattatcatGGGAACATATGGCATCTGGCAGAGGCTTCATTCACTGCTATATAGTAAAAATGGATATATTTCATGTACATAGTTTTTTCATCTTTAGGTGACATCTTGCTCCCGGCAGGGGTATTCTTATAATAAAGAAGtgtatatttaatatatataatttttttgatCATGGCAACCTTTGGGTGACAGATGGCACCTGGCAGAGGCATGTAATAGTAGAGAAATGTAATGTCTATGGTTTTTTAACCTTTAGGTTGCCAGGCAGAGACATTCATCTAATACAACAAGTTATatttcatttatataatttttttttttatcaggggaaCCTTTGGGTGACAGATAGCACCTGGCAGAGGCATCATTCACAGCCATATGGTATAAATATAGATCTATTTCAAGTACCGGGAGCCTATGGGTGTGGGAGGATGTCCATTCCTGTAGGGTTTTTGGCACCATTCTTGTGGTCGGTCGGGTTTAGAGACATTTTACGGTAGGATATATAACCGGCATGCATCATATATACAATATCTGTCAAGATATGAGACAAATGGAGTTACCTGGGGTGGATGTCTACAAGCAATACCAGGGTTTGCATGGTAATAATGTCTATCCTCCTGCAGTGGAACCGTGCCACTTTCAGCACCTTTAAATAAGTGAAACATAATATAACCAGTGAGAGCATGAAACTGGCGGCATGGAACACGATGGTGAACGCCATGAAGCGTCTGGTCTCGGGGGCGTCTTGGACATGCAGGGTACAGGAGGCGTACATGCTACTGTAGTCTAACCAGGACAGGAAGAGAGAGACCAGGGGGAAGGCGAGCGAGTGCAGCCAGGTGTACCCCATCATGATCACTGCGTCCTTGTACCTCATCTTGCTGGTGTAACTCAGGGGGAAAACCACCGCAATCCATTTGTCTATGCTGAGAGCCGCCATGCTGAGCATGGTGTTAGAAGTCAAAAAAGTTTCCAGAAATCCCAACGCTTTACAGAGGCAGTCACTGAATGGCTGCTGATGATGTAGGATAGCCAGGAAAGTGGAGGGCATGTTGAGGGTAGTCAGAAGGAGGTTGCAGAGCGAGAGGTTGACCAGAAATAGCCCAGAGACCTGCTTCCTTATCTCTGCGCTGGACAAGAAGCATATCAGCACCAGGAGGTTCGCCAGCAGGGAGACAATGAAGACTACTAGGAGTAAACCAGCCAGCAGAATCTCTGCCAAGGGCATTTCTTAGCATCTATCCATTAGCCTGATCTTTTCACAGCGCTCATTGAATTAGCAGGATGAATTAGTAAAGGCTGGCTTTTCTACATGCTTCCTCTGTGGGTGTTAGGACAGGATGATGTGACTCCCCCAGGTTCTGTTCTTTATGATGGtgctgatgctgctgctgctgtccAAGGTCCTGAAGATGCCAAGGAGCCCAGGTCCCATCCCACAGCAAGCAAGTGGCTGCTGCCTGCTGCTGCTTgtctctgctgctgctgctacagcTCCTGAGATCCAAGTGAGTGCAGTCATTCCATAGATcacactgataataataataataataataataataaagcagttGTTCTTTGCAAGAAAGCAGCCCAGCAGTTGTGAGTGAGTGGCACACCTTCTCCTCTCTGCCTACAAGGCTGACTCATGCGCAGGACAGCAGAGCTGACAAAGGCAAGACAGGCACATCACCATCACTCCCTGTCTGCAGGCTCCTTGCTACTTACTCATGAAGTGTGACACTAACCCTACAACGTAACAGAGGGAAAATGACACCTCCTCCATCCTGCAATAGCTGGCACATTTTCTGTGTGCTCCTCCGAATACCGGAATAAGTCAGATCCTGTTAAGTATTTATTTCATTCCTTGTTATAATAACCCACCGCTGATACAAGTCCCAATGTGGACTCGTTAGCCGCTTATTAAAAAGGGTTGGTGTTTCTGTAGGACTGATCAAATGTACGGAAAGATTCATAGATAAAAGATAGGATCGTCGTCATCAGTCGTTTCATGTGATCTTGTTCCGCAGCTCAATGTCAGCACTGATTATAATAAAGAAAATCAGGTTTTCAGCCTGtaactgttgcaaaactacaacccccagcttgCTAGCCAGAGGCTCGAATTTGAGTAACATTTCCGGAAATTCGCCATTACACCGGAATTGGGACACTTTCCGTTTTGATTTTAGAGGACCCCAAAATAATAACTATCTACCTCCAAACAAATAAGAAACTCATACATGTATTTTCCCTCCCCAAAAAAGTTTTCCAGTATTGTAAAGTCGGCAAATGTTCATTATTGCGTTTCTGTtttctcgctccccttcttcccagagccataacttttttatttttccgtcaatatggccatgtgagggcttgcttttttgcaggacgagttgaacttttgaacgacaccattggttttaccatgtcgtgtagtcgaaaacgggaaaaaaattccaagtgcggaatccagttttttggatttttttttaccatgttcgttAAATGCtataattgacctgccattatgattctccaggtcattatgagttcataaacaccaaacatgtataggtagatttttatttaaatggtgaaaacaaaatccaaagtttgttaaaataccggtaaataaatacaaaatggtGTTATTTTCTGAGACCTGCAGCGtcaccatttttcatgatctggggtcaggtgagggattATTTTATGTGCGCCGAGctcatgtttttattgataccatttttgtgcagatatgatattttgatcgcccgttattgcattttaattcaatgttgtggcgaccaaaaaaacataattctggcgtcttgactttttttttctcgctacgccgtttacccatcggattaatttttttatatatggaTAGATCAGGAGATTATGAAtgagacgataccaaatatgtggttttttttattgttttattttgaatttaggcgaatggggggtgatttgaacttttatagtttttattttttttatatttctaaaaaaatttgcatgcttcaataatctGATCACCTATGCTACACACAGACGATTATCAGATTGCCTGCATGTCgcaaaaatgctcacttgctatgagcgctgacagcTGGGCGCAATCGGGTACTGACAACCAccagggtctcctgcagaccccgggttgtcatgccaacccatcggcgacccacggtcatgtgacaatgGCAAGATGGGTGTGATTATTGACGCACTTCCGGTGCGATCACATTGAATGCCGAAGTCAGAGATTGAAAGCGGCATTCAACGGGTTGACTGCCGCGGGTAGATTGTGATTCTACCCACGGCTGTTAGgagcacatgccagctgttcaaaacagctgacatgtggcgggaaagatgtgggctcagcgccagagcccataccaaaggaAAGGACACGAcatgcatgtcgtgaaggggttaatattctcacCGATTGTTGATCTCTCTGATGTCCAGCTTGGTTCCGCTCCTCATCTCAGTTACATCACTGCTCTTCAGACTCTCCAGATCACTCCCTGTACTATGCGTCTCTTATACAATGTGAATGCTACACTTTTCTAATGCTCCATAGGCTTATATTGTAAAAGTCATTTCCCGGTCACGTGCTCAACGTAACCCAGAGAGTCTGAAGAGCATTGACATCTCTCAGAAGTGGAGCGAAATGGTGCTGGATCCCAGAGAAGATGGTGGTAGgtacatatattaaccccttcatgaccttgggattttccgtttttccgtgttcgtttttcgctcccctccttcccagagccatatcttttatatttttccgtcaatatgctcatgtgagggcttattttttgcaaaacaagttgtacttttgagcgacatcattggttttagcatgtcgtgtactagaaaaccgtaaaaaaaattccaagtgcgatgaaattgcaaaaaaagtgcaatcccacacttgttttttgtttgtttttatgctaggttcactaaatgctaaaactgaccagccattatgattctccaggtctttacgagttcagagacaccaaacatgtctaggttattttttatctaagtggtagaaaaaaattccaaactttgcttaaaaaaaaaaaaaaaccaaattgcgccattttccgatacctttgCCTTgcacttattttttgcatgctgagctggtgtttttaatgatagcattttggtgaagatactttcttttgatcgcccgtttttgcatttaaatgcaatgtcgcgacgaccaaaaaaacgtaattctggcatttcaaattttagcgatcaggttaactctttttttcttgatagatcgggcgattctgaacgcggcgataccaaacatgtgtaggtttgatttttttttttgttgatttattttgaatggggcgaaagggtggtgatttaaacttttatattttttttgtttttttacattttttttacttttttttttacttttgccatgcttcaatagcctccatgggaggctagaagcaggcacaactcgattgcctctgctacatagcagtgatcattagATTGCTgcaatgcagcagaaatgcaggtgtgttatgagcgccgaccacagggtggcgctcacagctagctgggatcagtaaccatagaggtctcaaagatctctatggttaccattctgacgcatcgctgacccccgatcatgtgatgagggtcggcgatgcgctcatttccggccgcccggccggaagcgccggttaaatgccgctgtcagcatttgacagcggcatttaactagttaatagctgcaggtgaatcgcgatttcacccccctctattgcgggcacatgtcagctgttcaaaacagctgacatgtcccgactttgatgcgggctcaccgccggagctgcATCAAAGTGCGGTATCTGACCTCagacttactatcccgtccgaggtcagaaagaggttaagacaataaactacatgcacatatacacagatttaaGTTGAACTTCTCctgtaaaaaaatgcta
This region of Ranitomeya imitator isolate aRanImi1 chromosome 1, aRanImi1.pri, whole genome shotgun sequence genomic DNA includes:
- the GPR78 gene encoding G-protein coupled receptor 78, translated to MPLAEILLAGLLLVVFIVSLLANLLVLICFLSSAEIRKQVSGLFLVNLSLCNLLLTTLNMPSTFLAILHHQQPFSDCLCKALGFLETFLTSNTMLSMAALSIDKWIAVVFPLSYTSKMRYKDAVIMMGYTWLHSLAFPLVSLFLSWLDYSSMYASCTLHVQDAPETRRFMAFTIVFHAASFMLSLVILCFTYLKVLKVARFHCRRIDIITMQTLVLLVDIHPSVKQRCLSEQKRRRQRATKKISIFIGSFVVCFAPYVITRLIELLPYVKINSYWGIVSKCLAYSKAAADPFVYSLLRQQYKKVLLNIINRILKRELYPSSGYNSSLDTENDYCLHRAS